The following coding sequences lie in one Paenibacillus durus ATCC 35681 genomic window:
- a CDS encoding DUF4179 domain-containing protein, protein MKRLEDELKLRLNDDEQVPYPDFGAMWERIEQTVPARPEVGGNFAGAFVRKRKVKRIAAVATLGAVLVAAPVYAAIHYDLGYLLNGKSGIQAALEQNMGQTLEQSVTWEGITMTLRTAIVDDNRTVILYTLDAGFRPPEEFWNFKGFSLRDAEGNPIEAEVSDLLRWDLNNKRYYGILETDWTPSQDNTRVQLVAEELRKYSYQEQEINLDPASKEPQSFTIGRDGMQKIKIQPFTQGTDKMMFASTVTFDRPEVKSWTFPQIVAYRDGAEVRPLPGGTFGKPDGSGNYSSQQYFDPKAVTAGKTVFKLQYRRVDHTVDGPWTFDLQLSKKQMESGTIETALNLPLEAGDSASMLEKMVITPTQIRLVIRTQEKHQEIPYKRYSLEVDGKTLEGPRYYSIEDPYRISLRIERPLDLKVTKDTPIVFVGKYKVTDHEDKQKSFQLTGISGKKRTLETTIGGYPVTWTYYKQGADLYVETGSKDARFGGINQTYIMQGKERLLGEQLTANFTGDGNNKAIDVYKNFKGTEAEIHMFFYTIDDPEKETRVTLRPGPTHSGSPEQ, encoded by the coding sequence CCCGGCCCGACCGGAAGTAGGGGGGAACTTTGCCGGCGCGTTCGTCCGGAAGCGGAAGGTGAAGAGAATCGCGGCTGTCGCAACCCTTGGAGCGGTGCTTGTCGCGGCCCCCGTCTATGCGGCCATTCATTATGACCTGGGCTATCTGCTAAACGGGAAAAGCGGCATTCAGGCGGCGCTTGAGCAAAATATGGGTCAAACGTTGGAGCAGTCCGTCACTTGGGAAGGCATTACCATGACCTTACGCACGGCAATAGTTGATGATAACCGAACCGTCATTTTGTACACGCTGGATGCGGGGTTCCGCCCGCCGGAGGAGTTTTGGAATTTCAAGGGCTTCTCACTGAGGGACGCCGAAGGAAATCCAATCGAGGCGGAAGTGTCCGACTTACTGAGGTGGGATTTAAACAATAAGAGATACTATGGTATTCTCGAGACCGATTGGACGCCTTCGCAGGATAACACCCGAGTCCAGTTGGTTGCGGAGGAACTGCGGAAATACAGCTACCAGGAGCAGGAAATCAATCTGGATCCAGCTTCCAAGGAGCCCCAAAGCTTCACTATCGGAAGGGATGGAATGCAAAAAATAAAGATTCAGCCGTTTACGCAAGGGACGGATAAAATGATGTTCGCCTCTACAGTTACGTTCGATCGTCCGGAAGTCAAGTCGTGGACCTTTCCGCAGATTGTCGCTTACCGGGACGGAGCGGAAGTGAGGCCGCTGCCCGGAGGGACCTTTGGCAAACCGGATGGAAGCGGAAATTATAGCTCGCAGCAGTATTTTGACCCAAAGGCCGTTACGGCTGGGAAGACGGTGTTCAAGCTCCAGTATAGGCGGGTAGACCACACGGTGGACGGACCGTGGACATTCGATCTTCAGCTCAGCAAAAAACAAATGGAAAGCGGAACGATAGAGACGGCGCTTAACTTGCCGCTTGAAGCCGGGGACAGCGCCAGCATGCTGGAGAAGATGGTGATTACACCGACGCAGATTCGGCTCGTGATCAGAACTCAGGAGAAACATCAGGAAATTCCTTATAAAAGATATAGTTTGGAAGTCGACGGGAAAACGCTAGAAGGTCCGAGATATTATTCCATAGAGGACCCCTATCGGATCAGCCTGCGTATCGAGCGGCCGCTCGACCTGAAGGTGACCAAAGATACACCGATTGTTTTTGTGGGCAAGTACAAAGTAACCGATCATGAAGACAAGCAAAAATCGTTTCAATTGACGGGGATATCGGGTAAAAAGCGGACGCTGGAAACAACGATCGGCGGTTATCCGGTAACGTGGACCTATTACAAGCAGGGTGCCGACCTGTACGTGGAAACCGGAAGCAAAGATGCCCGGTTCGGCGGCATTAACCAGACCTATATTATGCAAGGTAAAGAAAGATTGCTCGGGGAACAGCTCACGGCCAACTTTACCGGGGACGGTAATAACAAGGCCATCGACGTTTACAAGAATTTCAAGGGGACGGAAGCGGAAATCCATATGTTTTTTTACACCATCGACGATCCGGAAAAAGAAACAAGGGTCACGCTGCGGCCCGGGCCGACGCACAGCGGCAGTCCGGAACAATAA